The following proteins come from a genomic window of Halomarina ordinaria:
- a CDS encoding amino acid ABC transporter permease, giving the protein MDPTQWTLALSPGLQTSPGDWAFVWDNAGYLAKGIVITVLLTATSMVLGFLAGFPAGAIEVYGRGPLRSAVRGAGVVLRGTPILVILFLLFFVSPLPLPEGDVTIPLLDDSLSFGMGAFLTATLGLGLRSAAYQSQIFRGALQSVSEGQMEAARSVGLSKVAALRYVVVPQALRRSIPGFQNEFTIVLKDTSIAFAIGLAELFARSDNLTTQQSTATLELFLAISLVYFVLTFATNRSLDYLGRYYAIPGGNS; this is encoded by the coding sequence ATGGACCCGACGCAGTGGACGCTCGCGCTCTCTCCGGGCCTCCAGACGTCCCCCGGCGACTGGGCGTTCGTCTGGGACAACGCCGGCTACCTGGCGAAGGGCATCGTCATCACCGTCCTGCTGACGGCGACGAGCATGGTGCTCGGCTTCCTCGCGGGCTTCCCGGCGGGGGCCATCGAGGTGTACGGCCGGGGGCCGCTGCGCTCCGCGGTCCGGGGCGCGGGGGTCGTCCTGCGCGGGACGCCCATCCTCGTCATCCTGTTCTTGTTGTTCTTCGTCTCGCCGTTACCCCTGCCCGAGGGCGACGTCACGATTCCGCTGCTCGACGACAGCCTCTCCTTCGGGATGGGGGCGTTCCTCACGGCGACGCTCGGCCTCGGCCTCCGGAGCGCCGCCTACCAGTCACAGATATTCCGCGGGGCGCTCCAGAGCGTCAGCGAGGGGCAGATGGAGGCGGCGCGGTCGGTCGGTCTCTCGAAGGTCGCCGCCCTCCGATACGTCGTCGTCCCGCAGGCGCTCCGGCGGTCGATTCCGGGCTTCCAGAACGAGTTCACCATCGTCCTGAAGGACACGAGCATCGCGTTCGCCATCGGCCTCGCGGAGCTGTTCGCCCGGAGCGACAACCTCACGACCCAGCAGTCGACGGCGACGCTCGAACTGTTCCTCGCCATCAGCCTCGTCTACTTCGTCCTCACGTTCGCCACGAACCGCTCGCTCGACTACCTCGGTCGGTACTACGCCATCCCCGGCGGTAACTCATGA
- a CDS encoding AbrB/MazE/SpoVT family DNA-binding domain-containing protein produces MSDATLDDRGRLTLPKELRERYGDRYHIVDLHDGIKLVPVADDPLEALRDEFEDVGTTAAELRERARETALDEAGR; encoded by the coding sequence ATGTCGGACGCGACGCTCGACGACCGGGGCCGACTGACGCTCCCGAAGGAACTGCGCGAGCGGTACGGCGACCGCTACCACATCGTCGACCTCCACGACGGAATCAAACTGGTTCCGGTCGCCGACGACCCGCTGGAGGCGCTCCGAGACGAGTTCGAGGATGTCGGGACGACGGCTGCCGAACTCCGCGAGCGGGCACGCGAGACGGCACTCGACGAGGCCGGTCGCTGA
- the aceB gene encoding malate synthase AceB, whose amino-acid sequence MVERKHDREFVRTFFTSPTAVQGEDDSAKMIRSASQLSGMQAPDVWVPDNEDATAPSMREEGAENIVEVVAENGADFPGEIHPRVVWHRDSPQTRYQGFQQMMTIMDPEGGAAEHIDGFVIPEVGGIDDWKKADEFITIIENEYGYEEGSIKMSVIIESGLSELAMGDLPDEMVKRTNNMERMFLLVDGEVDYTKDMRAITPSGNLPPWPELRHNTSRGASAAGLIAVDGPYDDIRDVEGYRERMKENQAKGMLGIWSLTPGQVVEANKSPLPPQSGSWLLNVGDQQVELDEEDGRQVYRGDALSLAESGDGYVLTVGNDERELDEEELSKELLDMAEYIPSMNDIVDSMEEFEAAKEGGKGAIAMERSATIVIDGVEVDISNDRMWDEATYQAAMTPISLFQDVYENRPDQHEDLADLYSEDILERAMNVGA is encoded by the coding sequence ATGGTCGAGCGCAAGCACGACAGGGAGTTCGTCAGGACGTTCTTCACCTCACCGACGGCGGTGCAGGGCGAGGACGACTCGGCGAAGATGATTCGAAGCGCGAGCCAACTCAGCGGGATGCAGGCGCCCGACGTCTGGGTGCCGGACAACGAGGACGCGACGGCCCCCTCCATGCGCGAGGAGGGTGCCGAGAACATCGTCGAGGTCGTCGCCGAGAACGGCGCCGACTTCCCCGGCGAGATACACCCGCGCGTCGTCTGGCACCGCGACAGCCCGCAGACTCGCTACCAGGGGTTCCAGCAGATGATGACGATAATGGACCCCGAGGGCGGCGCCGCGGAGCACATCGACGGGTTCGTCATCCCCGAAGTCGGTGGCATCGACGACTGGAAGAAGGCCGACGAGTTCATCACCATCATCGAGAACGAGTACGGCTACGAGGAGGGCAGCATCAAGATGTCCGTCATCATCGAGAGCGGCCTCTCCGAACTCGCGATGGGGGACCTCCCCGACGAGATGGTCAAGCGGACGAACAACATGGAACGCATGTTCCTGCTCGTCGACGGCGAGGTCGACTACACGAAGGACATGCGCGCCATCACGCCGTCGGGCAATCTGCCGCCGTGGCCGGAACTGCGCCACAACACCTCCCGCGGCGCGAGCGCCGCCGGCCTCATCGCCGTCGACGGCCCGTACGACGACATCCGCGACGTCGAGGGCTACCGCGAGCGCATGAAGGAGAACCAGGCCAAGGGGATGCTCGGCATCTGGTCGCTGACGCCCGGGCAGGTCGTCGAGGCGAACAAGTCGCCGCTGCCGCCCCAGTCCGGTAGCTGGCTCCTGAACGTCGGCGACCAGCAGGTCGAACTCGATGAGGAGGACGGCCGCCAGGTCTACCGGGGCGACGCGCTCTCGCTCGCCGAGTCCGGCGACGGCTACGTCCTCACCGTCGGGAACGACGAGCGGGAACTCGACGAGGAGGAACTCAGCAAGGAGCTGCTCGACATGGCGGAGTACATCCCGAGCATGAACGACATCGTCGACTCGATGGAGGAGTTCGAGGCCGCGAAGGAAGGCGGCAAGGGCGCCATCGCCATGGAGCGCTCCGCGACCATCGTCATCGACGGCGTCGAGGTCGACATCAGCAACGACCGCATGTGGGACGAGGCGACCTACCAGGCCGCGATGACCCCCATCAGCCTGTTCCAGGACGTCTACGAGAACCGCCCCGACCAGCACGAGGACCTCGCCGACCTGTACAGCGAGGACATCCTCGAGCGGGCGATGAACGTCGGCGCCTAA
- a CDS encoding amino acid ABC transporter permease: MSGETVTRSRLSLPSWGQVGFVAGVLFWAWLVVRWLALWVGYTEPFFPAGPFERAAEGLTVDAEVIGGTTGALARPADIAAGLLSWCGDVAGFVAIGVTSLPDLAAGAWVTVVLTVAGILLGLPIAIALSVARIYGGRLTRALSLGYIELIRGTPLLAQLFVVYYGLNLSQYFRDLTVGVLPSAAVWVAIVGFTVNSAAYQAEYIRAAVESVDEGQLTAARSIGLSRLDGIRYVVLPQGLRYAIPGWTNELVYLIKYSSLATFITVVELFTEGEAIANATFRYQDVYILLGLFYLALVLSATVFMDRVERAVAIPGLGVDEGR; encoded by the coding sequence ATGAGCGGGGAGACGGTCACGCGCTCGCGCCTCTCGCTCCCCTCGTGGGGACAGGTCGGCTTCGTCGCCGGGGTCCTCTTCTGGGCGTGGCTCGTGGTGCGCTGGCTCGCGCTGTGGGTCGGCTACACCGAGCCGTTCTTCCCGGCGGGGCCGTTCGAGCGCGCCGCCGAGGGGCTCACCGTCGACGCCGAGGTCATCGGCGGGACGACGGGCGCGCTCGCGCGGCCGGCCGATATCGCCGCCGGCCTGCTCTCGTGGTGCGGCGACGTCGCCGGGTTCGTCGCCATCGGCGTCACGAGCCTGCCGGACCTCGCCGCCGGCGCGTGGGTGACCGTCGTCCTCACCGTCGCGGGTATCCTGCTCGGCCTCCCCATCGCCATCGCGCTCAGCGTCGCGCGCATCTACGGCGGTCGGCTCACGCGCGCGCTGTCGCTCGGCTACATCGAACTCATCCGCGGGACGCCGCTGCTCGCCCAGCTGTTCGTCGTCTACTACGGGCTGAACCTCTCGCAGTACTTCCGCGACCTCACCGTCGGCGTGCTCCCGAGTGCCGCGGTCTGGGTCGCCATCGTCGGCTTCACGGTCAACAGCGCCGCCTACCAGGCGGAGTACATCCGCGCGGCCGTCGAGTCGGTCGACGAGGGGCAACTGACCGCCGCGCGGTCGATCGGCCTCTCGCGGCTCGACGGCATCCGCTACGTCGTCCTGCCCCAGGGCCTCAGGTACGCGATTCCCGGCTGGACGAACGAGCTCGTCTACCTCATCAAGTACTCCTCGCTGGCGACGTTCATCACGGTCGTCGAACTGTTCACCGAGGGCGAGGCCATCGCCAACGCCACGTTCCGCTACCAGGACGTCTACATCCTGCTCGGGCTGTTCTACCTCGCGCTCGTCCTCTCGGCGACGGTGTTCATGGACCGCGTCGAGCGCGCCGTCGCCATCCCCGGTCTCGGCGTCGACGAGGGTCGCTAG
- the aceA gene encoding isocitrate lyase, producing the protein MGRKFRELLEGDYAFAPGLYHALDARLAEMAGHDAVYMSGYSTVLGQFGFPDLEMVTMTEMVENAKRIAEATNLPVVADCDTGYGGIHNVRRAVREYEKAGVAAIHIEDQTSPKRCGHIAGKQIVSREEARARFEAAVDAKQSEDTVIIARTDAYGSANGDWEEHLERGRIYADAGVDLVWPEMPNPSREDATRYAETIHETHPDLKLAFNYSSSFAWSEEEDPLTFAELGDLGYKYVFITLFALHSGAHAAYEDMKNLAENAEQGQFDLESRYLDHETESHHQLSFVPRYQDIEAKFDPDAAERIQRSAGFKEEEPDPISSSDD; encoded by the coding sequence ATGGGTCGGAAGTTCCGCGAGCTGCTGGAGGGTGACTACGCCTTCGCCCCGGGGCTCTACCACGCCCTGGACGCCCGACTGGCGGAGATGGCCGGCCACGACGCCGTCTACATGAGCGGCTACTCGACGGTGCTCGGTCAGTTCGGCTTCCCGGACCTGGAGATGGTCACGATGACCGAGATGGTCGAGAACGCGAAGCGCATCGCCGAGGCGACGAACCTCCCGGTCGTCGCCGACTGCGACACGGGCTACGGCGGCATCCACAACGTCCGCCGGGCGGTCCGCGAGTACGAGAAGGCCGGCGTCGCCGCCATCCACATCGAGGACCAGACCTCCCCGAAGCGCTGTGGGCACATCGCGGGCAAGCAGATCGTCTCCCGCGAGGAGGCGCGCGCGCGCTTCGAGGCGGCCGTCGACGCCAAGCAGAGCGAGGACACGGTCATCATCGCGCGCACGGACGCCTACGGGAGCGCCAACGGCGACTGGGAGGAGCACCTGGAACGCGGGCGTATCTACGCCGACGCGGGCGTCGACCTCGTCTGGCCGGAGATGCCCAACCCCTCCCGGGAGGACGCCACGCGCTACGCCGAGACCATCCACGAGACGCACCCGGACCTGAAGCTCGCGTTCAACTACTCCTCGAGCTTCGCGTGGTCCGAGGAGGAAGACCCCCTCACGTTCGCCGAACTGGGTGACCTCGGGTACAAGTACGTCTTCATCACGCTGTTCGCGCTGCACTCGGGCGCGCACGCGGCCTACGAGGACATGAAGAACCTCGCCGAGAACGCCGAACAGGGGCAGTTCGACCTGGAGTCGCGCTACCTCGACCACGAGACCGAGAGCCACCACCAGCTCTCGTTCGTCCCGCGCTACCAGGACATCGAGGCGAAGTTCGACCCCGACGCCGCCGAGCGCATCCAGCGGTCGGCCGGGTTCAAGGAGGAGGAACCGGACCCCATCTCCTCGAGCGACGACTGA
- a CDS encoding COX15/CtaA family protein, translating into MANRFRTLVGVSAGLTFLLILLGVYTAAAGAGLTCNARWPLCDGAVFGLFPANWPSFIEWFHRLVAMVTGFVILGATVAAWRTGAERRVLAALAVATFFLPSQIVLGALTVTRYELLILTAHFVTAMTIFTGVVLAAVWTFEGGPGRTRRAAGVALVALPIVAALTPRLLVVYDASAQVAYYAAGLLAFAAVLATTVWADEATSALARVATGLSTAVLFCLLVVGRQVLSDTAQALALAGAVLAFALTGVALWLTARTGAAGPRSGGLPDGD; encoded by the coding sequence ATGGCGAATCGCTTCCGGACCCTCGTCGGGGTGTCCGCGGGACTGACGTTCCTGCTCATCCTGCTCGGGGTCTACACCGCCGCGGCCGGCGCGGGGCTGACCTGCAACGCACGCTGGCCGCTGTGCGACGGCGCCGTCTTCGGACTGTTCCCCGCCAACTGGCCGAGTTTCATCGAGTGGTTCCACCGGCTGGTCGCGATGGTCACCGGGTTCGTCATCCTCGGTGCGACCGTCGCGGCGTGGCGGACGGGGGCCGAACGGCGCGTCCTGGCGGCCCTGGCCGTCGCGACGTTCTTCCTGCCCTCGCAGATCGTCCTCGGCGCGCTCACCGTCACGCGGTACGAACTGCTCATCCTGACCGCGCACTTCGTCACCGCGATGACCATCTTCACGGGCGTCGTCCTCGCGGCCGTCTGGACGTTCGAGGGCGGCCCGGGACGGACCCGCCGGGCCGCCGGCGTCGCGCTGGTCGCCCTGCCGATCGTCGCCGCGCTGACCCCCCGACTGCTCGTCGTCTACGACGCGAGCGCGCAGGTAGCCTACTACGCGGCGGGCCTGCTCGCCTTCGCCGCCGTCCTCGCGACGACGGTGTGGGCCGACGAGGCGACCTCCGCGCTCGCACGCGTCGCGACGGGGTTGTCGACGGCGGTGCTGTTCTGCCTGCTCGTCGTCGGCCGGCAGGTCCTCTCGGACACCGCCCAGGCGCTCGCGCTCGCCGGCGCGGTGCTCGCGTTCGCGCTCACCGGCGTCGCGCTCTGGCTGACCGCCCGGACGGGGGCGGCCGGCCCGCGGTCGGGCGGCCTCCCCGACGGCGACTGA
- a CDS encoding four-helix bundle copper-binding protein, which yields MSLTETISRNDRLSDEQRDCIDNCLSAAETCEWCADACIDEGEGMEECIRLCRDVADLTALHARFMARDSDYSADLAATCADACEACADECEQHDHDHCQVCADVLRDCAETCREMASA from the coding sequence ATGTCACTGACAGAGACCATCTCCCGGAACGACCGTCTGAGCGACGAACAGCGCGACTGCATCGACAACTGCCTCAGCGCCGCCGAGACCTGCGAGTGGTGCGCGGACGCGTGCATCGACGAGGGCGAGGGGATGGAGGAGTGCATCCGCCTCTGTCGAGACGTGGCGGACCTCACGGCCCTCCACGCCCGGTTCATGGCGCGCGACTCGGACTACAGTGCCGACCTCGCGGCGACCTGCGCCGACGCCTGCGAGGCGTGCGCCGACGAGTGCGAACAGCACGACCACGACCACTGCCAGGTCTGCGCGGACGTCCTCCGCGACTGCGCGGAGACCTGCCGCGAGATGGCGAGCGCGTAA
- a CDS encoding DUF7344 domain-containing protein has protein sequence MDSPHAQTLTDAPSDDRLTTTLDLLGSRRRRRLVALVATSDDPLPIETVVDRLLDSPDPADDRHSVALSLHHAHLPRLDDAAVVDYDPMDGMVAAGPNAAYVAFVASALTRADANAPDPAIPLS, from the coding sequence ATGGACTCCCCCCACGCCCAGACACTGACAGACGCCCCGTCCGACGACCGTCTCACGACGACCCTCGACCTCCTCGGTTCGCGTCGCCGTCGCCGTCTCGTCGCGCTCGTCGCCACGAGCGACGACCCCCTCCCGATAGAGACGGTCGTCGACCGACTGCTCGACAGCCCCGACCCGGCCGACGACCGCCACTCGGTCGCGCTCTCGCTCCACCACGCGCACCTCCCGCGCCTCGACGACGCCGCCGTCGTCGACTACGACCCGATGGACGGGATGGTCGCCGCCGGCCCGAACGCGGCGTACGTCGCGTTCGTCGCCTCGGCGCTCACCCGCGCGGACGCCAACGCACCCGACCCGGCGATTCCCCTCTCCTGA
- a CDS encoding winged helix-turn-helix domain-containing protein — protein sequence MDTSFSGEQTDDSTTPEEAFALLGNETRLAVLRTIWSEADHGEAGRDGVLPFSAIREALGVDSGNLNYHLDRLVGTFIERVDGGYRLRQAGKNVVRAVVAGTITADPSYGPVGVDTACPRCGSRLETRYRREYLYAVCSACSGGLRSHADHPEGTLGWLRVPPAGLRGRTPQEVLDAAHRRFSHMTAAMLDGVCPTCAGTVSPTLSVCSDHRFDGEELCPACLRAIPALARVTCDVCSQFRGVPPIYAVLAEPTLVAAFEEAGVHLFRSWGEAAPPSRWPFEVVEGDRPRVEYDLTLPTLTGLFTVSDDLTVAFEPAGQTG from the coding sequence ATGGACACGTCATTCTCCGGAGAGCAGACCGACGACAGCACGACTCCGGAGGAGGCGTTCGCCCTCCTCGGCAACGAGACCCGGCTCGCGGTCCTCAGGACCATCTGGTCGGAGGCCGACCACGGCGAGGCGGGCCGCGACGGCGTCCTCCCGTTCTCCGCCATCCGGGAGGCACTCGGCGTCGACAGCGGGAACCTCAACTACCACCTCGACCGGCTGGTCGGGACGTTCATCGAGCGCGTCGACGGGGGATACCGGCTCCGGCAGGCGGGCAAGAACGTCGTCCGGGCCGTCGTCGCGGGGACCATCACCGCCGACCCGTCCTACGGTCCCGTCGGCGTCGACACCGCCTGCCCGCGCTGTGGGAGCCGTCTGGAGACGCGCTACCGGCGCGAGTACCTCTACGCGGTCTGTTCGGCGTGTTCGGGCGGCCTCCGGAGCCACGCCGACCACCCCGAGGGGACGCTCGGCTGGCTGCGCGTCCCCCCGGCGGGACTCCGCGGCCGGACGCCGCAGGAGGTGCTCGACGCGGCCCACCGGCGGTTCAGCCACATGACGGCGGCGATGCTCGACGGCGTCTGTCCGACGTGCGCGGGGACCGTCTCGCCCACCCTGTCGGTCTGTTCGGACCACCGCTTCGACGGCGAGGAGCTCTGTCCGGCCTGCCTGCGAGCCATCCCCGCGCTGGCGCGCGTCACCTGCGACGTCTGCTCGCAGTTCCGGGGGGTGCCGCCCATCTACGCGGTGCTCGCCGAGCCGACGCTGGTGGCCGCCTTCGAGGAGGCGGGCGTCCACCTCTTCCGGTCGTGGGGGGAGGCCGCACCGCCCTCGCGGTGGCCGTTCGAGGTGGTCGAGGGCGACCGCCCGCGTGTCGAGTACGACCTCACCCTCCCGACGCTCACGGGACTGTTCACGGTGTCCGACGACCTGACGGTCGCGTTCGAGCCGGCGGGCCAGACCGGCTAG
- a CDS encoding transporter substrate-binding domain-containing protein yields the protein MSHEKSLGRRAYLKAVGAGSAIALAGCLTDGGDGAGGDGNGSDNASGNGTGNETGNETADPVGEGGQIVAGTAPGFPPFEMEEGGDLVGFDVDLLEAVVGETDYELSGWETFEFGSLISALTNGRIDVIAAAMTINEEREEVIAFTDAYFEANQSILVASGSDFQPEELSDLGGHPIGAQKGTTGEGIIQSELIDAGDLEESNYNAYDNYVLAVTDLENGNIDAIVVDVPVAETFQQERDVEVAFEYETGEAYGFGVRQNDDQLREALNEGLAAVEENGTYEDISAEWFNTES from the coding sequence ATGAGTCACGAGAAATCGCTCGGACGGAGGGCGTACCTGAAGGCCGTCGGTGCCGGGTCGGCCATCGCGCTGGCCGGCTGTCTCACCGACGGTGGCGACGGCGCGGGCGGGGACGGCAACGGGTCGGACAACGCCAGCGGCAACGGGACGGGCAACGAGACCGGGAACGAGACGGCCGACCCCGTCGGCGAGGGCGGCCAGATCGTCGCCGGGACGGCCCCCGGCTTCCCGCCGTTCGAGATGGAGGAGGGCGGCGACCTCGTCGGCTTCGACGTCGACCTGCTGGAGGCCGTCGTCGGCGAGACGGACTACGAACTCTCGGGCTGGGAGACCTTCGAGTTCGGCTCGCTCATCTCGGCGCTCACGAACGGCCGCATCGACGTCATCGCCGCCGCGATGACCATCAACGAGGAACGCGAGGAGGTCATCGCCTTCACGGACGCGTACTTCGAGGCCAACCAGTCGATCCTCGTCGCGTCGGGGAGCGACTTCCAGCCCGAGGAGCTCTCGGACCTCGGCGGCCACCCCATCGGCGCCCAGAAGGGGACCACCGGGGAGGGCATCATCCAGAGCGAACTCATCGACGCCGGCGACCTCGAGGAGTCGAACTACAACGCCTACGACAACTACGTCCTCGCGGTCACCGACCTCGAGAACGGCAACATCGACGCCATCGTCGTCGACGTGCCCGTCGCGGAGACGTTCCAGCAGGAGCGCGACGTCGAGGTGGCCTTCGAGTACGAGACGGGCGAGGCCTACGGCTTCGGCGTCCGCCAGAACGACGACCAGTTGCGCGAGGCGCTCAACGAGGGCCTCGCCGCCGTCGAGGAGAACGGCACGTACGAGGACATCAGCGCCGAGTGGTTCAACACCGAGTCGTAA
- a CDS encoding PIN domain-containing protein, with protein MYAETDFLLALVKDEDWLGEAAEAVYREHRDELWTSQFTLIELLLVAYREERDTERVVTNAAALVEVRGDVETVVAAATYVEDHDFTPFDALHLVESDGDTVVSSDGAYEGVAPRLDLRAASEE; from the coding sequence ATGTACGCGGAGACGGACTTCCTGCTCGCGCTCGTCAAGGACGAGGACTGGCTCGGCGAGGCGGCCGAGGCGGTGTACCGAGAGCACCGGGACGAACTCTGGACCTCCCAGTTCACGCTCATCGAACTCTTGCTGGTGGCCTACCGCGAGGAGCGAGACACCGAGCGCGTCGTCACGAACGCCGCTGCCCTCGTGGAGGTGCGCGGCGACGTGGAGACCGTCGTCGCGGCGGCGACGTACGTCGAGGACCACGACTTCACCCCCTTCGACGCGCTCCACCTCGTCGAATCCGACGGGGACACGGTCGTCTCCAGCGACGGCGCGTACGAGGGGGTCGCCCCGCGACTCGACCTGCGAGCTGCAAGCGAGGAATAG
- a CDS encoding replication factor C large subunit: MTDWTEKYRPSTLAEVRGNNKARDALREWAETWDDHREAVIVHGSPGVGKTSAAHALANDMGWPTIELNASDQRTKDAIERYAGGAAMNQSLTGTGRQLVVLDEADNIHGNADRGGARAVTSLVKEANQPVVLIANEFYDMSQALRKACRTVEFRDVSARSIVPVLRDICRREDVEYESEALEAIAEANSGDLRGAVNDLQALAETTERLTREDVTTGARDRTEGIFDLLDAVFKEEDAEGALKFSYDVDETPDDAINWIEDNVPKDYAGAELADAYDALADADRWLGRVRATQNYSYWRYASDNMTAGVAAARAEPKGGWTRYGPPSYWSKLGRSRASRDKRDYVARHVAEVGGMSIATARREVLPYLAAMTHHCKNRELTVEMAAHYELEADHLAFVTGSGKDTNKVQSIVEDAVERREAAAVEHSGGAFEGARASTSEPEEREGDETNAGVDGAGEPDEADAEATDASDDATANDDQQSGLGDFF; the protein is encoded by the coding sequence ATGACCGACTGGACGGAGAAGTACCGCCCGTCGACGCTCGCGGAGGTACGCGGGAACAACAAGGCTCGCGACGCCCTGCGCGAGTGGGCGGAGACGTGGGACGACCACCGCGAGGCGGTCATCGTCCACGGGTCGCCGGGCGTGGGGAAGACCTCGGCGGCGCACGCGCTGGCCAACGACATGGGCTGGCCGACCATCGAACTCAACGCCTCGGACCAGCGCACGAAGGACGCCATCGAGCGCTACGCGGGCGGCGCGGCCATGAACCAGTCGCTCACGGGAACGGGCCGACAGCTGGTCGTCCTCGACGAGGCCGACAACATCCACGGCAACGCCGACCGCGGCGGGGCGCGCGCCGTCACCTCGCTCGTCAAGGAGGCCAACCAGCCGGTCGTCCTCATCGCCAACGAGTTCTACGACATGTCACAGGCGCTGCGGAAGGCCTGCCGGACCGTCGAGTTCCGCGACGTCTCGGCACGTTCCATCGTTCCCGTCCTCCGGGACATCTGCCGCCGCGAGGACGTCGAGTACGAGAGCGAGGCGCTGGAGGCCATCGCGGAGGCCAACAGCGGCGACCTCCGGGGGGCGGTCAACGACCTGCAGGCGCTCGCCGAGACCACGGAACGCCTCACCCGCGAGGACGTGACGACGGGGGCGCGCGACCGGACGGAGGGCATCTTCGACCTGCTCGACGCCGTCTTCAAGGAGGAGGACGCCGAGGGGGCGCTGAAGTTCTCCTACGACGTCGACGAGACGCCCGACGACGCCATCAACTGGATCGAGGACAACGTCCCGAAGGACTACGCCGGCGCGGAGCTGGCCGACGCCTACGACGCGCTCGCCGACGCCGACCGCTGGCTGGGGCGCGTCCGGGCGACGCAGAACTACAGCTACTGGCGCTACGCGAGCGACAACATGACCGCCGGGGTGGCCGCTGCCCGCGCCGAACCCAAGGGCGGGTGGACGCGCTACGGCCCGCCGAGTTACTGGTCGAAACTCGGGCGCTCGCGGGCGAGCCGCGACAAACGCGACTACGTCGCCCGCCACGTCGCCGAGGTGGGCGGCATGAGCATCGCGACGGCCCGCCGGGAGGTCCTCCCCTACCTCGCGGCGATGACCCACCACTGCAAGAACCGAGAGCTGACCGTCGAGATGGCGGCGCACTACGAACTGGAGGCGGACCACCTCGCGTTCGTCACGGGCAGCGGGAAGGACACGAACAAGGTCCAGTCCATCGTCGAGGACGCCGTCGAGCGCCGGGAGGCGGCGGCCGTCGAGCACTCGGGTGGCGCCTTCGAGGGCGCACGCGCGAGTACGAGCGAGCCAGAGGAGCGCGAGGGGGACGAGACGAACGCGGGGGTGGACGGGGCGGGCGAACCGGACGAGGCCGACGCGGAGGCGACCGACGCGAGCGACGACGCGACGGCGAACGACGACCAGCAGTCGGGGCTGGGCGACTTCTTCTGA
- a CDS encoding amino acid ABC transporter ATP-binding protein, which translates to MSQTPLLRVENLQKSYGEEEVLTDVSFDIEQRDVEVIIGPSGSGKSTLLRCVNRLTEFQGGDIRLDGQSVLEMNENDLRRRVGMVFQDINLFAHLTARENITLGPKRVLGMSGEEATGTADRYLAQVGLADQADSYPAELSGGQKQRVGIARALAMEPDILLFDEPTSALDPELVGEVLEVMRDLAEEGMTMLVVTHEMGFARRAATSLMFLDEGSIVERGPPERLFESPERDRTAEFLQRLTTLEEGPV; encoded by the coding sequence ATGAGTCAGACCCCACTGCTACGCGTCGAGAACCTGCAGAAGTCGTACGGCGAAGAGGAGGTCCTCACGGACGTCAGCTTCGACATCGAACAGCGCGACGTCGAGGTCATCATCGGGCCGAGCGGGAGCGGCAAGAGCACGCTCCTGCGCTGCGTCAACCGCCTCACTGAGTTCCAGGGCGGCGACATCCGCCTCGACGGCCAGTCCGTCCTCGAGATGAACGAGAACGACCTCCGGCGCCGCGTGGGGATGGTGTTCCAGGACATCAACCTGTTCGCGCACCTCACCGCCCGCGAGAACATCACGCTCGGACCGAAGCGCGTCCTCGGCATGAGCGGCGAGGAAGCGACCGGGACGGCCGACCGCTACCTCGCACAGGTCGGCCTCGCGGACCAGGCCGACTCCTACCCGGCGGAGCTCTCCGGCGGGCAGAAACAGCGCGTCGGCATCGCCCGGGCGCTGGCGATGGAGCCCGACATCCTGCTGTTCGACGAGCCGACGAGCGCGCTCGACCCCGAACTCGTGGGTGAGGTCCTCGAGGTCATGCGCGACCTCGCCGAGGAGGGGATGACGATGCTCGTCGTCACCCACGAGATGGGCTTCGCCCGCCGGGCGGCGACGAGCCTGATGTTCCTCGACGAGGGGTCCATCGTCGAGCGCGGTCCGCCCGAACGGCTGTTCGAGAGCCCCGAGCGCGACCGGACCGCGGAGTTCCTCCAGCGGCTCACGACGCTCGAAGAGGGCCCCGTATGA